A genomic segment from Corylus avellana chromosome ca5, CavTom2PMs-1.0 encodes:
- the LOC132182555 gene encoding 11-beta-hydroxysteroid dehydrogenase B encodes MDLFNSVLNWVVPPASLVMLAFAWPTLCFLNACEWLYKSFNSENMEDKVVIITGASSGIGEQISYEYAKRGANLVLVARRESRLRVISENATFMGARHVTVIAADVVKEDECRRFVNETINIYGRVDHLVNTASLGHTFYFEEATDTSVFPHLLDINFWGNIYPTFVALPYLHQSNGRVIVNASVENWLPLPRMSLYAAAKAALVNFYETLRFEVKDDIGVTIATHGWIGSEMTGGKFMLEEGAEMQWKEEREVHVSGGSMEEYARLIVSGACKGESYVKFPSWYDIFLLYRFFAPNVLNWTLRILLSSHGARKTSLVGTGRPLQLEYSAKPLIEGTPPRKQLLASPTHYSQFSTPQQQQQLKWE; translated from the exons ATGGATCTGTTTAACTCTGTCTTGAATTGGGTGGTGCCTCCGGCGAGCTTGGTGATGCTGGCCTTCGCATGGCCAACCCTGTGCTTTCTCAATGCTTGTGAGTGGCTTTACAAGTCCTTTAATAGTGAAAATATGGAAGATAAAGTGGTTATTATCACTGGAGCTTCCTCTGGGATAGGGGAG CAAATATCATATGAATATGCAAAGAGGGGAGCAAATCTTGTGTTGGTGGCAAGGAGAGAGAGTAGGCTGAGAGTGATCAGTGAGAATGCAACGTTCATGGGTGCAAGGCATGTCACAGTTATAGCTGCAGATGTTGTCAAGGAAGACGAATGTAGAAGATTCGTCAATGAAACAATAAACATCTATGGGCGTG TGGATCATCTTGTAAACACAGCAAGTCTGGGACATACTTTCTACTTCGAGGAAGCGACTGATACATCTGTGTTTCCACATTTGCTG GACATAAATTTTTGGGGAAATATTTATCCAACATTTGTTGCTTTACCTTACCTGCACCAGAGCAATGGTCGAGTCATTGTTAATGCATCAGTGGAGAACTGGTTACCTCTGCCAAGAATGAGTTTGTATGCT GCTGCCAAGGCAGCTCTTGTAAACTTCTACGAGACACTGAGATTCGAAGTGAAAGATGACATTGGAGTTACAATCGCAACACATGGTTGGATTGGGAGTGAAATGACTGGAGGCAAGTTCATGCTAGAGGAGGGGGCTGAGATGCAATGGAAGGAAGAAAGAGAA gTACATGTGAGTGGTGGATCAATGGAGGAGTATGCAAGGCTGATAGTATCTGGGGCATGCAAAGGAGAATCATACGTGAAGTTTCCAAGCTGGTATGATATATTCCTCCTCTACAGGTTTTTTGCACCAAATGTTCTGAATTGGACGCTGCGAATTCTTCTTTCCTCGCATGGCGCGAGGAAAACATCTCTGGTGGGCACGGGGAGGCCCCTGCAGCTGGAGTACTCTGCAAAGCCTCTAATTGAAGGCACCCCTCCCAGGAAACAGCTTCTTGCTAGTCCCACTCACTACTCCCAATTCTCCACTccgcagcagcagcagcagctcaAATGggaatga
- the LOC132183211 gene encoding ethylene-responsive transcription factor ERF020 codes for MSCSSEESGASTSSQKKYRGVRQRKWGKWVSEIRVPGTQERLWLGSYSTQEAAAVARDVAFYCLHRPSALDKLNFPLMLPSIVRTDMSPRSVQKAASDAGMGIDAQLIGNKLPESEVKQDQGGGAGHGLWEDVGDNCTGMSGFGNEVKEGEAFSISIDDYL; via the coding sequence ATGAGTTGCAGCTCGGAAGAAAGTGGCGCAAGCACGTCGTCGCAGAAGAAATACAGGGGAGTGCGGCAGCGGAAATGGGGCAAGTGGGTGTCGGAAATCCGGGTCCCCGGAACGCAGGAGCGGCTCTGGCTCGGCTCCTACTCTACGCAGGAGGCTGCGGCGGTGGCGCGCGACGTTGCGTTTTATTGTCTGCACAGACCGTCGGCGTTGGACAAGCTTAACTTCCCGCTAATGTTGCCTTCGATTGTCCGGACAGACATGTCTCCGAGGTCGGTGCAGAAGGCCGCCTCCGACGCCGGTATGGGTATTGATGCCCAGTTGATCGGAAACAAGTTGCCGGAGAGTGAAGTGAAGCAGGATCAAGGTGGCGGTGCGGGTCATGGGTTGTGGGAGGATGTCGGAGACAATTGTACTGGGATGTCGGGATTTGGAAATGAGGTGAAAGAAGGAGAAGCTTTCAGCATTTCCATTGACGATTATCTTTGA
- the LOC132182039 gene encoding 11-beta-hydroxysteroid dehydrogenase-like 5: LLHILTSNSAVDHLVNTASLGHTFYFEEATDTSVFPHLLDINFWGNIYPTFVALPYLHQSNGRVIVNASVENWLPLPRMSLYAAAKAALVNFYETLRFEVKDDIGVTIATHGWIGSEMTGGKFMLEEGAEMQWKEEREVHVSGGSMEEYARLIVSGACKGESYVKFPSWYDIFLLYRFFAPNVLNWTLRILLSSHGARKTSLVGTGRPLQLEYSAKPLIEGTPPRKQLLASPTHYSQFSTPQQQQQLKWE, from the exons cTACTTCATATTTTGACCTCAAATTCTGCAGTGGATCATCTTGTAAACACAGCAAGTCTGGGACATACTTTCTACTTCGAGGAAGCGACTGATACATCTGTGTTTCCACATTTGCTG GACATAAATTTTTGGGGAAATATTTATCCAACATTTGTTGCTTTACCTTACCTGCACCAGAGCAATGGTCGAGTCATTGTTAATGCATCAGTGGAGAACTGGTTACCTCTGCCAAGAATGAGTTTGTATGCT GCTGCCAAGGCAGCTCTTGTAAACTTCTACGAGACACTGAGATTCGAAGTGAAAGATGACATTGGAGTTACAATCGCAACACATGGTTGGATTGGGAGTGAAATGACTGGAGGCAAGTTCATGCTAGAGGAGGGGGCTGAGATGCAATGGAAGGAAGAAAGAGAA gTACATGTGAGTGGTGGATCAATGGAGGAGTATGCAAGGCTGATAGTATCTGGGGCATGCAAAGGAGAATCATACGTGAAGTTTCCAAGCTGGTATGATATATTCCTCCTCTACAGGTTTTTTGCACCAAATGTTCTGAATTGGACGCTGCGAATTCTTCTTTCCTCGCATGGCGCGAGGAAAACATCTCTGGTGGGCACGGGGAGGCCCCTGCAGCTGGAGTACTCTGCAAAGCCTCTAATTGAAGGCACCCCTCCCAGGAAACAGCTTCTTGCTAGTCCCACTCACTACTCCCAATTCTCCACTccgcagcagcagcagcagctcaAATGggaatga